The region GGTTGCTTAtgtggaggaggtgtacttggtgacggccttggtgccttccggacacggcgtgcttggccagctcaccgggcaggaggagacggacggctgTCTGGATCgcccgactggtgatggtggagcgcttgttgcaatgggccaggcgagaggcctcggcggcgatgcgctcgaagatgtcgttcacgaaggagttcatgatggacatggccttggaggagacgccggtgtcggggtggacctgcttgagcaccttgtagatgtagatggagtagctctccttcctcctgcgcttcttcttcttgtcacccttggcgatggccttctgggccttgtcagccttcttggcggcctttcctgatgctttggggggcatgtctgcttcttggttcccagacggcgagcgaatgttgccgggccgcgtttcgtttcgtttctaggttttaccccctaaaaagggggaacgggcctttgtccgtggacggcccgtcgcagaggggaacccgccgctggcgtgcggcgggtgggggagcccctccgtcgccgccacagccacgggtagaagccggcgagcagcgacggaggcacgggttcTGGGCGGGCCCAGCAGACACctgtagcggtgcacgggcgagcagccgaccggtcgacttgactgccgcggtggggccctaagcgaggataaccaggcgggtcaaccacgccgccgcagaaggaccccccagctgctcgcccgaggagtgctggcgttccactgccggGCCGCGTTTCGTTTCTAGGTTTTaacccctaaaaagggggaacgggcctttgtccgttgacggcccgtcgcagaggggaacccgccacGGGCGTGTGGCGGGTGTGGGGAGCCCCTCCGTCGCCGCCatagccacgggtagaagccggcgagcagcgacggaggaacgggccctccgagctccggctcaggagcagcccgctcgtaggggcgagcaatgcaagctcggtgcgggacgcctccgccgccgccacagccacgggtaacagccggcgagcagcgacggaggcacgggttctctgggcaggcgcccagcagacacccgtagcggtgcacgggcgagcagccgaccggtcgacttgactgccgcggtggggccctaagcgaggataaccaggcgggtcaaccacgccgccgcagaaggaccccccagctgctcgcccgaggagtgctggcgttccactgccggGCCGCGTTTCGTTTCTAGGTTTTAACCCCTAAAAAGAGGGAACGGGTCTTTGTCcgttgacggcccgtcgcagaggggaacccgccgcgggcgtgtgGCGGGTGTGGGGAGCCcctccgtcgccgccacagccacggtgaagccggcgagcagcgacggaggtacgggccctccgagctccggCTCAGAGCAGCCCGCTCGtaggcgagcaatgcaagctcggtgcgggacgcctccgccgccgccacagccacgggtaacagccggcgagcagcgacggaggcacgagttctctgggcaggcgcccagcagacacccgtagcggtgcactggcgagcagccgaccggtcgacttgactgccgcggtggggccctggcgaggataaccaggcgggtcaaccacgccgccgcagaaggaccccagCTGCttgcccgaggagtgctggcgttccactctcCGGGCCGCGTTTTTCGTTTCTGGGTTTACCCCTAaaaaggggaacgggcctttgtccgtggaaggcccgtcgcagaggggaacccgccgcgggcgtgcggcgggtgggggaacccttccgtcgccgccacagccactgGTATAAGCCggcgggcagcgacggaggaacgggccctccgagctctggctcaggagcagcccgctcgtgtgggcgagcaatgcaagctcgttgcggacgcctccgccgccgccacagccacgtgtaacagccggcgagcagcgacggaggcacaggctctctgggcaggcgcccaggagacacccgtagcggtgcacgggcgagcagcagaccggtcgacttgactgccgcggtggggccctaagcgaggataaccaggcaggtcaaccacgccgccgcagaaggaccccagctgctcgcccgaagagtgctggcgttccactgaccgcgcccggattccccctttatgCCGGCGCCGCTtactcgggatcgcggggacgcgaggcggcacgcgctcccattggcaggctcgtacggccgtccccgccctccgatcctgcgctgcactatatagggcgaaaaagcgACGAGCGGGGGCAGgtgagtggaacgccagcactcctcgggcgagcagctggggggtccttctgctgcggcgtggttgacccgcctggtcatcctcgcttagggccccaccgctcgcccgtgcaccgctacgggtgtctgctgggcgcctgcccagagagcccgtgcctccgtcgctgctcgccggctgttacccgtggctgtggcggctgcggaggcgtcccgcaacgagcggcgggttcccctctgcgacgggccgtccacggacaaaggcccgttccccctttttagggggtaaatcctagaAACGAAAAACGAGCGGCGGGGGCATTCGCGCTGCCGCTCTGACTACGATAGGACGTCTGCCCCGCTTGCTTTGCTCCTAGTCAGTCTCGCACGCGACGCTGTCAGCTGCACTTCTACATCTGGCAGCCCGGCTTCCCAGCCCGCCACCTCACTTACTGTCCCGCGCTGCACTCCTGCTTCGCGCTGCTGTGTCAGGTTGCACTGTCTTGTGCACCTGTTCACGTGTCGCTTGTTACACGCGACTGTGtgactgttgcttttcttttcttttgttttttgtgtgcttgAGCCATTAGACCCTGGTGTTGTACGAAGCCGAACCCCAAGGGCATTGCCACGAGGGGGCCCCCTAGGATAAGGGGGTGGTCATAGGAAGCACTAGGGTTCTTGTTAGGTCCCCCAAGACCCATTAGGGGCAATAGCAGTGCTTACCGAGCCCTTTAGAGGGTGGGTTTGCTGTAGCCCCCTGCTGTTGTAGGCTAGCGGCTCTTTGTTAGGCTAGTTctgtttttgtactttttttaattttgttttatatgtctaGCTGTGGTTCAGCCTTCGGGCTGTCTCGTTGTTAGGATGCCATCTGACAAACGTGACCGCCCTGTCAGCGACTCGGAAGTCTCCGACTCCGGGTCGCCCTTGGATAAACAGCTCCGCCTTGAGTCTGAGAGCGAGTGCGATGAGGTGACTCTTGCCCCGCTTCCCCCCTCGTCTGATgatgagtgggtggtggtggaggggagacgTCGACGCCGCTCTCGGCTGACTTCCGCTGCCGCCGCTGCTCGACCCTCTGCTTCGTCCACCGCTACCGCTGCTACCATGACCGCCACCGCTGCTGCCACGCCCGCTTCTTCTGACTCCTCGGCTGCCTCCTTGTTCCACGGTGAGCGCCAGGCGCCCCCACACCGCGCCGCTACCTCTGCTGCCTCTGCCTCGCCCGGCACCGCTTCTATCTCCAACGCCGCTCCTGCTGCTTCCCTCCCTGCCACGCCCGGCATTGCTCCTCCATCACACCCCGAGTCTGCTGCTTCCGGCCCTTCGACCCCCAAAGTCCTGGTTCCTCCGACGGCGGGGTTCGATACGGCTCTCGACCTTGCCGAGGCCCTACAGGAGGAGCTTGGCACCCGCTTGCAGCTCCGTTTTTAGAGTCGGGAGCGTGCTTGCCACCGCCGTCGGAAGccgtgctccactccctcctggccGTTACCTCGGTCCAGGGCAAGCCTGTCGCCCTGCGACAGGTTGGCGAGGCCACCACCAAGGGCGTGGTGACTGCGTATCCCGTGGCAATGCCCCTGAAAGCCCTCCTTCGCCACCCAGACGTCCTCACTGCAGACAGGTGCCTGACACGGGACGGTCTCGCCACCAGACAGGTGATGATCACCCTGAAGGGGCCACTCCCGGGCTCCCTCGACCTGGGGAGCTGGGGGGTATTCTACACCCGCCCCTTCAACAAGGAGCCTCTCAGATGCTACCGCTGCCAACAATTCGGGCACCACCGCTCCCGATGCAACCGCCCCGCTGTGTGCGGCATGTGCTCCGGGCCGCACATGACAGAGGGGTGCCTGGAAAAATACAAGGCCGGGGAGGAGGTGCAGGCAGCCTCTCCGAACTGCAAGCTGCACCACCACGCCTGGAGCCGCCGCTGCAACACACGGAGGACTCTAGTCGAGCGCGGCATCCAGAGACAGGTGGAATGGCAGGCCGCCCACAACCCGTCTCGCCCTGCTTGGACCCGACAGTCCCGCTCCCGCTCCCGCCACCGCCACGTGCAAGCCCCTCCTGCTCCAGCAACGCTCGCCTCCGAGGAACACTTCCCCAGCCTCCTTCTGCCGCGCGCCACCCGAGCCACTACCCCGATCCCGGCGGCACCACCTGCCCGGCACCCTCGTGCGGACGCCGTCAAACCCTCCACCTCAACTCCTGCCTCACAGCCCCCTCCTGCCTCCACCTCGGGCCCTCCGCAGGGGCAACACCGTGCTCCCACACCGCCACCCCCGCCCAAAGCACAGCGTAAACACCGACGACGCAGCTGTCAGTCCTCGCTACGTCCGCAGGCTCCACCCCTAGGGTCAGTGCTCGTCACCAAGGACGCGCTGGAGGGCATGCTCACAAGCTTTGCCTTGGCCCTCACAACTCTACTACAGATGACGCCGGACAAGGCAGCGATAGCGGTAATTGCGAGGGCGACCGTGGCGGAGCACTTTCCGACAACTGCAGCTCCAGCACCGACAGCGCCTCAGGAAATCCGGAGCCCCGTCTCTCTTCCCGCCGAGCCCAAGCCGaccattctccccctccctcaccagaAGGCTGTGATGGACACAGACGCACCTGAGGCTCCCGCCACCCAGAGCTCACCACCGGGTCAGTCAGCAGTCACCTTCGCCATCGGCCGCTCCCTACCACGGTCGCACGTCCCGGTGCGCACAGTCCCGCGCTCCGCATCCCACAGCCCAAGCGGAAGGTGGAGCAGAGGCGCCGCGGCCCTGCGCCCACCCTCGCGACGGCCCCCGTGTCCACCCCGGCGGCGTCTGCGAGGGGCGGCCGCTGAGCGTCCTCCAGTGGAACGTCTGTGGCGTGCGGAGGAAGGTCCACCTCCTGCGGGCTGCGCTCGGCACCGGCGGCTTCGATGTCGTCCTCCTGCAGGAGACACTCCTGTGTGAGGGCCAGTCGGTGCGGTTTAAGGGCTACAGAGCCTTCTAACTCCCTGCCATTGTCGGTGCGGCGCGTAGGTGTGGCATTCTAGTCAGGGATGCACTTCCCTGCACTGGGTGACTCTTCCCGTGCCATGCTGTGACGGCGTGGAGGTGCTGGCAGTACGGTGGTCTTGCCGAGCGCGACCATGGAAATTTACTGTGTTTACAGTGGCCAGGCTGCGGTTGCAGACTTCACTGAGCTTTCTCACTCGCCGCCGatgagcccaccttcatcggCGGCGACTTTAACGCCCACCACGAGAGGTGGGGAGCCGCCAGAACAACCGTGTCGGCCGCCACATCGCAGCAACGTTGGCGGACCTGCCAACTGTCACGGTGCTCAACACGGGGAGCCCACTCACGTCCGCGGGGGTGCTGGACCTCTCCCTGGTGTCGCAGCCTCTTGCTGTCGGCGCGACGTGGGCCCTGACAGCCTGGCCAGTGACCACtttgccactatcaccaccctacCTGTGGCCCCGCCTGTGCCTCCGCAGCGGCCGGCACGCTGGAATCTGAAAATGGCTGACTGGCCTGGGTTCCGCGCGGCGGTTGCACGTCATCTGGCGACCACCGACAGGCCTGAAGATTTAGAGGGGGCGGCGGGGCGCCTGATTGAGATGTTCCGCAGTGCAGCTGACgaggccatccccaccaccagaccTGCGAAGCGGAACTATAAGGACCGGTGGTACTACAATGCT is a window of Eriocheir sinensis breed Jianghai 21 unplaced genomic scaffold, ASM2467909v1 Scaffold237, whole genome shotgun sequence DNA encoding:
- the LOC126991076 gene encoding testis-specific gene A8 protein-like, with the translated sequence MPSDKRDRPVSDSEVSDSGSPLDKQLRLESESECDEVTLAPLPPSSDDEWVVVEGRRRRRSRLTSAAAAARPSASSTATAATMTATAAATPASSDSSAASLFHGERQAPPHRAATSAASASPGTASISNAAPAASLPATPGIAPPSHPESAASGPSTPKVLVPPTAGFDTALDLAEALQEELGTRLQLRF